A window of Epinephelus moara isolate mb chromosome 15, YSFRI_EMoa_1.0, whole genome shotgun sequence genomic DNA:
AATCAGAATACAGACACAATTAAGCATTTCATTTTGGCGCCGTGGTGGCTGTTCCCCATCATGAGCTGATTTTCACACTCTGTGGAAAGTTGCTCGAGCCAAAACTATGTCTTGACATATTTTAATAAGTTACTTCTCAGCTAAATcttcaaacataaaaaaacaagagaagcTGAGAATTGGTTTCTGGTTCCATAGAGATTATTTCGACCAACACTCAGCCCTACCAAAATATATCTAGTTTAATTATACATAAGAACTGGCTGTTGTGAAGTTGGAGTCCATTAAATGTTTACACAATCATTACTGTTTGTATATTCTGGATATAAACAGTGCCAACCATGGCAAAGCAGACCCAAAATACAATACCTATATTTTACAGCCAGTTAggaatacaaaatataaaaaatattgattacagCAGCtttgaataaatgaaaatagtTTTACATCCATCCAATTTGAGAATAAAAGTCATGTTCTTCAAGggtctgtatgtatgtaactTTTACATGTATTTATCGTTTTTTAATTCCAGTGGCTAGACGGATTGTAACGTAACCTAAAAACAGATTTCTATGTAAAGGACTCTTGATGAATTTCCAGGTAAAAACCAATAGGCTACTCAACTCACTCAAGAAAATATCATGACATGTCACTCCTGTGCCACACACCCCCACAGCGACTGACCGGACTGGTTATAAACCATTTAAACTCATGTCACTACTATGCACTTTATACTCACAACATAGTGCTATGCTGCTGTTCAGCACTTTGCACTTTACCTTCATTACATGCTTCATCACTGTTTACATCCCTGGCACACTGTGCATAACTTTTTAAAACTTGCAAATACTTGAAAAATCCTGTGTAATACTTTGTCTTGTCAGTGTCTATCTACATGTCTATGGGTATGCAGTAATCCCTACTGTCCGTCTATGTTGTATTTAGGTGAACTTGTTGCTGTCTGTGTGCACTTCtttttatgttaaatgttgtttgttaCAAACCAGCACATTAGAGTGTGGAGAAATGTAATTTTGTTATTCTGTGCAATTGCTTATTGTATGGTTTGATTGACAATAAAGttcactttgactttgactttgcaTTATGCACATTCCTGAGTACCAACAGTGGGCAACATTCCTAACTGTAGCTTAGAAATGGAGTCCGCTAATTCCAACAAATCACTGGCAGCCACCAAAACAGAATCCACACATGCCTCGTTTCTGTAATACATTTTGTAGTAGCGGTGGAGTCGGACCTTCGCTTAGTGCTGGGGTTTGTGCTAGCTGAATTTGAGCTGCTACAGCAACTGACCTAAGGTGCGATAAGCAGTAAATTTATGACATTCTGTGGcctaatgcaaaaaaaaaaaaaaatcctgatgtTGAGTGGGCTAATGTTAACAATTCTAGCTTGCTTGCTGACACAGATGGATTACCGGCTAGCTAATGTAGCAAAATACTTTATTGGGTAGATAACATCAGCTCAACACTTTGAAGTCCTCAAAAAAACGGCGCTTGGACAGTGACCTCtggcaaactgtacatttcctgtaaaaaagtgtactttaaaaacaaacaatgcatgtaacaggctgaacttgacacggcgtcccagaatgttaacaaccaatgcacccagggtacatCATACctcaacgtggaaagtccatgaccaaacgtcagtaTGTGACGAGGCTAAAGTGAGAATGTATTGAGCGAATACATCTAGACTCCCGAGGTTcacactcccaacttgtcataTACtgtttggtcagtggactttcatgtccACAAATGACGCGctaggtatcctgggtgtgtCTGTTATTGGTGTTCCAGGATACCCTGTCATTTTATgcatgttacatgcattgtcttttcaaaatacacttccattttcacaggaactggacagtttctgcttgttagatgcatacagtcttttttaaataaacttccAATGTCAGAAAAGCACCTTGtctttcacttgtttttttccttgtgcaacaaaagctcAGGGTTAGGTTtcgaaaaaaacaaaacaaaggaggCACCGGACTCCCAAATTACTTTATAAGCTAATGTTACGAAGCAACGAATCCATGCAGCAGCCAAGAGTTAACTGTTTCCTAAACTGAGATTAGCAAGCTAGGTTGCTAGTCATGGGTTGCTTCATGATGTTAGACGATGATTAAGTAATTTGAAAATGGCAAGCTAGTTAGTAATATGGAGTCAAatgaaatacacaaacattttaGACAGTAACGTTATTCTAAATATGATTGTAACctattttttttcagcattctATCAACATGATGCTGGTTGATATCCAGTTTTGTGTATGTCACATTACTGTTTTGACTAAAGCCCAGGGGCTACGTGCCTACTGTGTACAAATGCGAGCCACAGGATGTTGACTGGGATGCTCCACATAATGGCCTCAGAGAAAGTTCACGAGTAACAAGGATTGGACGAAGTACAATTTAAAACTATGCTATGCTTCAGGATATCCAATTGAaaagactaaaactatgaaaagatagaccttttttgttttccacagaattTGGCGCCAAGTTCCTAAAAAAAGGGGGATCTGTTTCTGCTAATCTCTATTCCCACTGCCTATGGTGCTATATTACAAGAGATGAGTCATTACGACCTTTGAGATGGATCACTGCGACAATCTCTCAAATATCCAACTGACTGACAACTGAGTGACAAACAAGCTGCACCCTACATCCAGAAAACAGCGGCTCCACCCTCTCTCCACGCCGCATCACATACTACAATGCAAGTTTGTCCCAATGCAGTAATAACAATCATCAGCCCGTCTCACAAATTGTTTGATGCATCTATTTTTTCACTTCCTTAGCTGCTTAGGCATTGTAAAAAATCACCCGGTTGCACATCAATCACCTGACTAAAttgtcaacatgttttttttttttgcagctgctACTTTTTCTCCCACAGTGATGGCAAGTCTGGCAGCGAGGGGAATTAGTTGGCGAAGGAATTGAATTGTCAATCACATCAGGAAATCACAACTGTAAAATGTGTTAATGCTCCATTGCACTGGTTGATTCTTGATGGCTAGTGACAGCTTTTTGTAAGTTACTTTGAAAAAAACTGTACTGAGTGAGGTAAACACTTGCAAATGTGAAACTCAGTGGCTTAAAACAGACAACGTCATGACAACTTTTAGAAGTAACAAGAGCAAAGGCGATGAATCGGAATATATCACACGGGATTGGATTTGACCTCTGCTTTGGTTTGCTTGTGGTACAATTCAAAGAgctatgtgggtttttttttttgttttgtttttggcacaTAATCACTCACTTTAGCAGTTCTTAATGAAATGTCCATTGAGCACCAACAGTAATGCATGAGCTTACCTATCATGTGGTCTTGACAAGCTGTGTCTGGAATGCATCCCTCCTCATTTTCAGCCCTCAGGTTGATCTTCTGAGTCATTATAAGGGTCTAGAATAATAACAAACACTTCATGTTGGTGATGCAAACTtcaaaaagcagcaaaaatatacaataataCATTCAATTCACCAAAATATGCAGTATATAAGTGTTTTTTAGATTCCAAATGTATCTTTTTTGTCTAGAAAATTGCATTATATAGCATATCCATTTATAATGCTTCATCTGGAGGAAATTGCGAAGAAACGTGGGAAAGTAGTACCTACAGATTCATGTATGTTATGACTATGAGCCTCTGGCATAGTAAAATAAGGGGGGCTGGGTGTAGTTGTAAAACCTTTTGTCTCAGCACCTTTAACTCACTGAATCTTATGTGTTAGAGGTCTCAAATTTTGACACAAAGTACCCCAATTTGTCTACTACAAATAGCAATATTTCCAACTACATCactaaatacattaaattaaaattttcaataaaatgcatcagaatcagtgtgcaaggtttctgtgcctactgaattttaaaaaaacacatccaaaAAAACTGACTCAGTGTGAAAAGGCCTTAACCTGTTGGATGTTTTGTACATCACATGGAGTGAGTCAGAAATACAAGTCTGCTGCCTCAAGTATGTTACCAGTCAAGAGATCCTTTTGGTGCACATTGAGGACACAACGACTAACCATGATTAGCTTGAAATTCACTAAACCAGGCTGAAAATGAAGAATATCTGaaacaatttgaatttgaagatgtcatcttgggctttgggtaACTGATTGAcaattttcacaattttctgacatctTATAGGCCAAACAACTAAACAttcaatcaagaaaataatcaacaaattaATCTACAATGAAAATGATCACCCTACTGTAGCAGCATGGTGGTTGGAAATGAGCAAAGATGAAATGCCTTTAATTGTACCCAAGAGACTACTGTCTTATCTAATGCAAGTTACATAATTCTAACTACGGCAGGACTAATCAAAATATAGACTTGGTCCAAAAAATGACTTTGATACCTGAAAATCAGTACACTTCCTTACACAGCTATTGAATTTCACATGCAAGGTCAAGAAAGATGTGGTTATACAATACGTGTATTACATGACCTACAAGTCATCCTTTCTTGGCAAAAGTGGTGCTGTTACAATCATCCCATTGTTACAACCATAACCGATCTCCCCTATGTTTAAAGTTTTGTTCAAAAAGAAGGCAGTTGTCATACTTTCCTGCCTTACTTTAATTGGGTTATTCAAAAAAGAAGTGATTTTGGGGTGGTGCAAGAGAAGGAGCTTGTAGGTCATAAAGTGTCCCtcttttgttgtatttctgCGGGAGAAGATAGAGAGAACGCTCAGAGGATGGTATTAAATGGCCCCTTTGTCAAATTGAGTGCCTGCGATAAGAGGCTCCTCCATGTTATCAAAATTCCACATCATCTGGATTAAATTTCCTACATTATGCAGTGAGACTCTCTTTGTGTCACTCTCTTCCTCCATTCAGCTTGCTCCTCAtaccttctttttttattgctttttttcaCGCTCTCTCAAGCACTCAGCCTCTCCATCATTTTTTGACTGACAGATAATGAAGAACCGCAAGGTCATAATTTTGGCCTTTTGCTTACAAAGTGCGCTGATGTGATTTAAAGAATCAAGCCGCTGAGAGAGGCCTAATTTAAGTTTGTATTAAATGCATGGCCTGAtgtgagatgtggtttaaaaaaCTTTCAGCTTTGtgggaacaaaaacaacacgGGCTGGGAGGATAATGAAAAAGTAGGCGATGAATTGTAGGCTGAGTCAAAGCACAATGTGAATCAATAGCGAGCCTTCAGGGGATATAGCGCTGAAGAGGTGGTGCTGCTGTGGATGTGTTTGTGaacatgtacatgtacagtacaaGATTGAAAAACCTGCAGgaatttgcatgtatgtgtACGTGCCAGCAGCCTGTCAAAACACAGTCAGAGACAaacaagacacagacacatgctcAGTTCTGTTATGGTGTTTGCTCACTTACAGCAGTATCTGGACAGATCTCCATATCTCCCTTCATTTCGCTGTGTTTCTTGGGCGTGGAGATCCCAGGCGGCGACGCAGCCACACAGTTGCCCTTCACAGCAGTCCTGCGAGGAAATAAGATTTGATCTGTTTTTATGTCTGCGTGCCGAGCCCCTCCTTTATCAACTTGCCAGGTGGAAAGTGAGCCTGCTGGTAAATTGCATTGACCTGCTCTTCTGGATACAAACATATGAGCACAGAAATGCCGTCAAACGTTTAACAACCTCTATGAAGTGTTCCCTTTCAAGTGATTGCAGCTACTCTGGATAAaaatctgtcagctgtgatttgAAGTGGCAAATCAATGAAGTGAAGAGTATGAGATGTGCAGCTTTCCTGGCTTAGAGATGCCTTTTCTCGAGTGTGCTGACTATGTGTCTGGATGTTGGTCCGAGAACTGCTTATGCTCCCCGGAGTGGAGTCATAACTCAAACGGACAGCTGCTGTTGGTGCcgtttatttatcattttctcTGAACACACAAGTTtaacgcagcaatgtctcatgTTTAATTTAAAGGGCGGGTTTATATGCGTtcttttccatgtttttataaTTGAAACTCCCAATTAGCTGTCATCAGAGATGTAGGTTACAGCACTGAAGCTAAGCAGTATAGCATACCGCTGTGAATGtgaaaatcacacaataacaccaacTACCAGATCAGAGGCAGCAGTAACAAGTAGGGGAGAGTCGCCTTGAATTAACGCATTACAGCTGTAACACACACAATTCCTCTTGCTATGTAGAAGTCATCATTATGTCATCATGTCGGTAGTGCAGTAGAAGATCCCTGAGAAATATCAACAGGATTTACCCACTCTGCAGCAGATGGCAGTTGGAAAATCACTTTAGCACAAACTACATCAGAGTTAAGATTCAGggtttttttcaaataaaatgttgtgggggttttttgtaTATTGTGGAGCTAAAATCTACATTCTTTTTAATCAGTTAGTGTAGTTTTCACATGTCATGCATGCTAATTCTGGTCTGGAAGGAACGCCAAAGCACCAATGCGTCCAGCAGCTCATTTGGAACATGGGTTAAATTTGTAACTGCCTAGATATAACTTGCATGTCTGCTTTTCGTCAATAAAACTTACAGATATTTATGGACTGTGTGGCTATAGCATAGACTGTAAAGCTTAGTGACTTGGGGTGCTGCTTCGTTGACCTTCCAGGGGTCATGTGCAATTACACATACGCTTCTCCACACTGCATACACTTTGTGTTCTGTCAGATGTCACTCAGTTATATTCTAAATCAGATAAAGGGTTGTATAGTGTTCTTACAACTTCCATCAATCAAATTTGCTGACCATGTAGATGTAGTCAGTGTATCTGCCAATGAGGCCATCGGATAAGTTTTAATACTATCATTATGTTCTATACAAAATCTAATCACATGCTTGGTCACCCACCTGCCAAGAAGCTCTTTCACAAACTGGTCTTTGCCGATAAAGGCAGTTGTACACTGGATCTGGCTGGCAATCTGGCCCATCTGGTTGTTGCAGTGGTCCATGATGGAGCTCAGCTTGTTGTTCATCTCAGACAGATTCTGCACCTCCTGACTGTCTCTCTGCTGGTTATCATTTTTCTTCTTATCCTTCTTCTTGTCAGACTTCATCTGTTTGCCTCCAAGCACTGATCCAATCTTCagctctttcttctcctctttccccTTGGGGGAGTCTGCTTTCTTACCACTAAGAGCTGGGAGCTTGCTCTTACGGAGGCCGAACCAGTTTGCCAGAGAGGGGCCTGTCTTCTGTTTGGCCTCGCTGGCAGCGACCTTCTCCTGTTCTTGACATTTCTGCAGATTCTCTTCGATTCCCATCATGACTTTCTCCTCAATGGTGCAGACTGttgggctgttttttttatcctctGTATCTGGAGAGTCTGTCTGGGTTTTGACTTCCCTCCTAAAGTCCGGCTCATTAGGGGTCTCTTGCACCGGGTTTTCTGAGCTATACACACAAGAGGAGGGAGGTTGAAACTGAGGATGAGAGGCAACTTTTGCTGGCTTACGGATGTTGTTCATACCAATTCGATCGCTTATGGGTAAGCTACGTGCCTCTTTTTGAGAAGGCGAAGTGATTGCCTCTCCCTTCGCTGTGCCCTGTGACCCTTCACCTTTGGAGCCTGATTTGGAAGTTCCCTCAGGGAGGATGTTGTGACTATTTGATCCTGTCATGCCTCCATAGTGGCTAAGCCGAGTCCTGGGGGAATGGAGAGGGCTGTCTGTTAACCCAACACTTGGTACCTCCAACGAACTCTGTCTTGACAAAGAGTTCCCCCTTTCACCTGAGTTGGTGATGATCTGTGTTCGGATTTTTCCCAGCCCATCTAGTGCATTGATGTTGGGTTTTTCAATGTAGTTGGTGCTGAAACTCTGGCTACGAGCTTTAGCCCCATTCATCCCCAGAGCCGGCTTTAGATGAggtttggtggaaacagatATGGATCTAGAGAAAAGCTGACTACTCCTTTTCCCTTTATCGCAAACCTCCCCTTCCTCTGTAGCTtgtacttcttcttcttccagtAACCTACACTGGACGTCACCTTTCCCCTCTGACATCTTGGATGGCGAATCAATACCGAATGCTGGCTGCAAGCTGTCACACTGGGTAGAAGCATTTGAGGTCACAGTTTCCTTGGAGACTGAGTTGATATGATCTTTCTCTTGCTTGCCTGGTATAGAGGGACTATTTTTATGGCTTGGgggagattttaaaaaagctttAAACCCCATTGGGATGCGAGTCTTTGAGGCTTTATCTGCAGTGTTCGGGGAAGTAATAACTGAGCTTGGTGGGCTGacaacagctttttgtggcTCTGCTTTACCTTCAGGGGCATCCTGAAGCGATAAAGGTAAACTAATAGATGTCTTCTGCACTGTCTGATAGACATTTTCATGGGTTGATCCTCTTTTACTTGCAAATGAGTTCTGAAGCGAGGACCCTCTGAGGGCACTGTAGGGAGGAGGGACATTCTTTGAGCTTTTAGGTACATGTTCAGTTTCTGGAGCACACCCTGAGTTTGCAGAAGGGAGGTAGTCTTTTGTGGTCATCCTCTTGGAAGTGCCTTTTGTAGGTGTCTGAGTCATGGCGGGGGACTTTTGAAGGTGCTGACTGGTTTTCTCGACCAGTTTCTGAGGTGCAAGTGCAGTCCCGTAGCCTGCATCCAAGTCTAAACAGTCTTTATCCTTGATGGGTAGCGTTGTTTGCATATTTGGTACAAGTGAGGTGTGGTAACTTGGGGGAGGGCCCCTCACAGTGGTTGATGTGGATGTTTGAGCCACCCATGTTTTATGTGCTTGAGGCGACCCTTCGTAATTTGGTCTGATTAGTAAGGAGGTGGTGCGGCccgggggagggggaggagacgGGGACCTGAGTTTATTTTTGCTGGTTTCACAGTGTTTGTCTCTGGTGGGCTGTTCACCATTGTCAGCATACTCCAGGTGCCTCCTTGAGAGGTGTGGGGAACTGGAGGAGGAACCCTTACTACACTCGGCCCTGCTGGGGAGCTTGGAGTTCACCGCCTTTGGGCTCTGTGAACAGGTTCCTGAAGTCTTTATGAACCTGGACATTTTAACtgcaggagaggagggggatttCTCCTGACTAGAGAGTCCTGAGTTTCCACTGTTACTTGGTTCAGTGGAAGAGCCCTTTGACACTCTCAGTGGGGACCCTGAAGGTTTGTTACGACCGGGTATCTTTGAACCACTGGACTTGGGAGCAGTAGAATCGCTCATGGGAGGGATGGAATGGCCTTTATTAGGTCGGCTGCTTGGTGGTTTGATAAGTTTCCTTTGTGGAGTCAGCTGCATTGACACCCTCTCTGTACTGCCCTCCCTGCTATTGCTTGTTTTACTAGACCTAATTTGACATTCAGATGGTTTCTCTGGAGACTCAAGAACAGTGTAGTTTCTTGTATTTGCTGATTTTTGCCTTGTTGGCCTCTCTTGGGGCGCTAGCTCTGTGTAATCAGCAACTACCTTGCTATTTTGAATGTCATTTCGAAGCCCAACACCTGTTGTGAGCTTATGAGCACAAAGTTCAATAGGCTCTCCTTCTGCATCAAATATTGCCAGTATGCTCTCCTCAGACTGAGTACACTTGGCCCCTTTGGGCTCCTTAATTAAGCTGAAAGGCCTGGGCCTCCCATCTGCAGACTGGGTGCGTCCCTGCTCTCTTCGCAAGCACTGTTGTGTGAGCAGCTTGGCAGCATCTCTTGACACTCTCTTGGAGTCCCTCTCCGCCTGCTCCAGTTGCTGGCTAAAGGACATTCGGATGTCATTAGACTCAGAGTTGAGGTCCTCTGGATCATCCACGTCAGAGAGGTGATTAGGACCCTCTGGGTCAGCGGGGTTGAAGTGCAGCAAGGATGGTTTAGTAAAAGCTGATATCCGCCCGCCCTCAGGGAGAAAACTGTCTATGAAACTCATGAGTTTGTCAGGACGCTCTTTTGAGTCACACCCAGAAGGGTGTTTCGTAGCCATGTTACCTGAGCTACcgtcacctccacctccactgtCCTGTATCCCTTCCCAGCTGCACAAACTGTCTGAGATGCTGCGGGAGAGCCTCTTACAGTAAAACCAGCTGTCCTTAGTGGGGATGTTATCTCCTCGACTGGAATGTGCCAAttcatcatcagcatcatcagAATCATAAGAGAACTTTTTGCCCCCAGCAGCTGAAGTTCTACCCACGTGGGTAGGCTTGGACACCCCTTTACTGCCACTCTTGATACCCAGAGAATAGATGCCCTCGTTGGAGTTCATACAGTCTGACTTTGAGACCTTGGATGAAGCAGAGGAGCTCCTGTGTTTCCTCCTCTGGAGCTTTCTCAGTCCCTCGAGTATATTGCTCTCCTTGCGCCTTGTGGGCAGCTGCTCCTCAAGGGCGGCACAGATATTACTTGGGGCTGATGAACCCAAACTCAACCTCTTCTCCCAAGTCAGAGATGTCTACAAGGCAAAGAGACAGAGTGGGTCAACATggatgaaaactttttttttttttcatctttaccAACCCGATCACcacaataaatgttggcatggtacatttctgcaaaccatgaatatgtgaAATTTGCACATTATCATTCAGCAGATACATTAAAAATCTTCATTTCAACATTGCTGTGGATAATATGTGaattaagtttaggcacaaaaaccacttagttatggttagaaaaatatCTAAATACCCAGTTTTAGAGACaaaatcctggcaggaaaaacaACGTCTCcagaaaaaacaaccacttttcagcCACTATCGCTGCTGGAAAGACATAGAAAGGTCACTACAGAACTACcagttttgaagcctaaatggcAGCTTGAGAAACAAAGGTCACTATAAAACACCCATTCTTGGAGCCTAAAAAaatgatggaaacacacagatgacTTGCTACAAAAAACCCCCGCATTTGAAGCCAAAAAGCCTCTGGAAAAAACACCAACAGGTCACTATAGAATGCTCGTGTTTAAAGCCTaacaagctgctggaaaaacaacaatgagTCGCTATAAAATGCCCACATCTaaagcctaaaaagctgctggaaaaacaccaaCTGGTCACTACACACACCAATGTTTGGGGCCTAAAAATAACTATGGAAACACACAGCCTAAgaagccgctggaaaaacaccaGTGACCCACtggtgtttttccagcggcttcTTAGGCAACtaaaaaacagccatgtttggagcctaatAAAATGCTGGAAATACACAGacaagttgctacaaaacacccacatttaaagCCAAGAAAGcagccacaaaaacaccaactgGTCGCTATAAAATGCCCACATTtgaagcctaaaaagctgctggaaaaacatcaACGgatcactacaaaacacccacatttgagaccttaaaaaaaacaacactgtaaacacacgGACAAGTCACTACAAATCACCCACATTTGTAACCAAAGAAGCCGCTGGAAAACACCAATGGGTCACAACAAAGCATCCACATTTATAGCCCAAaaatccgctggaaaaacacttatgggtcactacaaaacataTATGTTTGGGGCCTAAAAAGCAGATGAAAACACCACAATGACTCGCTTCAAAACAATCTGTTTATTTGTtcgttggtcttgaacagtggtctgcaacaTGGCAGCTGTCTTGCCTAAGAGACAAGCTATCAAACATCCcgtccacctcctgatgacaaagtcagctcatgtactgtcactttagaaacatttatATGTCATGATATGAAATGTG
This region includes:
- the LOC126401653 gene encoding nck-associated protein 5-like isoform X3; translation: MICCCTEFQEYMDANKCIDELLKQLEEERRNVRREKLAVARLQREVARSKSEGTMREKLIHELEEERRLRLESEKRLREVTEESELGRAQMVSLQQQFTRMEETVRSLLQNQGVVEQTAVDTVDIMKAYKDKLSEEVQKQHDGPEENGSLPQTEPDPGLDPDASQAEEDKDKTKLLLDRLKALEEKNSALALENESQREQYERCLDEVANQVVQALLTQKDLREECMKLRTRVFDLEQQNRALGILFQQRIKPASDLLLQKLHSRIMDLSAADLLLEPERSKAFLLSRNTDSPSSEVQLNGKAGLPVAKCLSQLSLTVPAPVYPRSSCSSSELSLSSACSEFSSGSYTWNDGRSCGKMTSLTWEKRLSLGSSAPSNICAALEEQLPTRRKESNILEGLRKLQRRKHRSSSASSKVSKSDCMNSNEGIYSLGIKSGSKGVSKPTHVGRTSAAGGKKFSYDSDDADDELAHSSRGDNIPTKDSWFYCKRLSRSISDSLCSWEGIQDSGGGGDGSSGNMATKHPSGCDSKERPDKLMSFIDSFLPEGGRISAFTKPSLLHFNPADPEGPNHLSDVDDPEDLNSESNDIRMSFSQQLEQAERDSKRVSRDAAKLLTQQCLRREQGRTQSADGRPRPFSLIKEPKGAKCTQSEESILAIFDAEGEPIELCAHKLTTGVGLRNDIQNSKVVADYTELAPQERPTRQKSANTRNYTVLESPEKPSECQIRSSKTSNSREGSTERVSMQLTPQRKLIKPPSSRPNKGHSIPPMSDSTAPKSSGSKIPGRNKPSGSPLRVSKGSSTEPSNSGNSGLSSQEKSPSSPAVKMSRFIKTSGTCSQSPKAVNSKLPSRAECSKGSSSSSPHLSRRHLEYADNGEQPTRDKHCETSKNKLRSPSPPPPPGRTTSLLIRPNYEGSPQAHKTWVAQTSTSTTVRGPPPSYHTSLVPNMQTTLPIKDKDCLDLDAGYGTALAPQKLVEKTSQHLQKSPAMTQTPTKGTSKRMTTKDYLPSANSGCAPETEHVPKSSKNVPPPYSALRGSSLQNSFASKRGSTHENVYQTVQKTSISLPLSLQDAPEGKAEPQKAVVSPPSSVITSPNTADKASKTRIPMGFKAFLKSPPSHKNSPSIPGKQEKDHINSVSKETVTSNASTQCDSLQPAFGIDSPSKMSEGKGDVQCRLLEEEEVQATEEGEVCDKGKRSSQLFSRSISVSTKPHLKPALGMNGAKARSQSFSTNYIEKPNINALDGLGKIRTQIITNSGERGNSLSRQSSLEVPSVGLTDSPLHSPRTRLSHYGGMTGSNSHNILPEGTSKSGSKGEGSQGTAKGEAITSPSQKEARSLPISDRIGMNNIRKPAKVASHPQFQPPSSCVYSSENPVQETPNEPDFRREVKTQTDSPDTEDKKNSPTVCTIEEKVMMGIEENLQKCQEQEKVAASEAKQKTGPSLANWFGLRKSKLPALSGKKADSPKGKEEKKELKIGSVLGGKQMKSDKKKDKKKNDNQQRDSQEVQNLSEMNNKLSSIMDHCNNQMGQIASQIQCTTAFIGKDQFVKELLGRTAVKGNCVAASPPGISTPKKHSEMKGDMEICPDTATLIMTQKINLRAENEEGCIPDTACQDHMIGSGCQMRTLDSGIGTFPLPDSVTRASGRHIPKSESSPGGVTAGSSDLNREPPSSHPDPSQPDVKVPSLPKSCPHAPTGMGHSLSDPSVSSSNNDTQSRLPKLATSDAIRTKRLSLCAPHSNISTEDKDKETERRMKSQEHDMPGERALQVCTYPGSSSDTETEPEGTGSSPQRTLINRSKKSDSVNQNEETLKRSSVEKSLSIMDYYQHDMYSHLEKDSRRISQYNLLHKESSLDGKTGDRLSKEIPMEKTPVSANPPLDFSLESLNKLNHSSSSSTSLGSRRGDCNADAGKSGEDCCKVDEPSSSSFSSKPGADPAGSLSDSLYDSFSSCTSQGSNEV
- the LOC126401653 gene encoding nck-associated protein 5-like isoform X4, encoding MHQDAAPPPGEKLAVARLQREVARSKSEGTMREKLIHELEEERRLRLESEKRLREVTEESELGRAQMVSLQQQFTRMEETVRSLLQNQGVVEQTAVDTVDIMKAYKDKLSEEVQKQHDGPEENGSLPQTEPDPGLDPDASQAEEDKDKTKLLLDRLKALEEKNSALALENESQREQYERCLDEVANQVVQALLTQKDLREECMKLRTRVFDLEQQNRALGILFQQRIKPASDLLLQKLHSRIMDLSAADLLLEPERSKAFLLSRNTDSPSSEVQLNGKAGLPVAKCLSQLSLTVPAPVYPRSSCSSSELSLSSACSEFSSGSYTWNDGRSCGKMTSLTWEKRLSLGSSAPSNICAALEEQLPTRRKESNILEGLRKLQRRKHRSSSASSKVSKSDCMNSNEGIYSLGIKSGSKGVSKPTHVGRTSAAGGKKFSYDSDDADDELAHSSRGDNIPTKDSWFYCKRLSRSISDSLCSWEGIQDSGGGGDGSSGNMATKHPSGCDSKERPDKLMSFIDSFLPEGGRISAFTKPSLLHFNPADPEGPNHLSDVDDPEDLNSESNDIRMSFSQQLEQAERDSKRVSRDAAKLLTQQCLRREQGRTQSADGRPRPFSLIKEPKGAKCTQSEESILAIFDAEGEPIELCAHKLTTGVGLRNDIQNSKVVADYTELAPQERPTRQKSANTRNYTVLESPEKPSECQIRSSKTSNSREGSTERVSMQLTPQRKLIKPPSSRPNKGHSIPPMSDSTAPKSSGSKIPGRNKPSGSPLRVSKGSSTEPSNSGNSGLSSQEKSPSSPAVKMSRFIKTSGTCSQSPKAVNSKLPSRAECSKGSSSSSPHLSRRHLEYADNGEQPTRDKHCETSKNKLRSPSPPPPPGRTTSLLIRPNYEGSPQAHKTWVAQTSTSTTVRGPPPSYHTSLVPNMQTTLPIKDKDCLDLDAGYGTALAPQKLVEKTSQHLQKSPAMTQTPTKGTSKRMTTKDYLPSANSGCAPETEHVPKSSKNVPPPYSALRGSSLQNSFASKRGSTHENVYQTVQKTSISLPLSLQDAPEGKAEPQKAVVSPPSSVITSPNTADKASKTRIPMGFKAFLKSPPSHKNSPSIPGKQEKDHINSVSKETVTSNASTQCDSLQPAFGIDSPSKMSEGKGDVQCRLLEEEEVQATEEGEVCDKGKRSSQLFSRSISVSTKPHLKPALGMNGAKARSQSFSTNYIEKPNINALDGLGKIRTQIITNSGERGNSLSRQSSLEVPSVGLTDSPLHSPRTRLSHYGGMTGSNSHNILPEGTSKSGSKGEGSQGTAKGEAITSPSQKEARSLPISDRIGMNNIRKPAKVASHPQFQPPSSCVYSSENPVQETPNEPDFRREVKTQTDSPDTEDKKNSPTVCTIEEKVMMGIEENLQKCQEQEKVAASEAKQKTGPSLANWFGLRKSKLPALSGKKADSPKGKEEKKELKIGSVLGGKQMKSDKKKDKKKNDNQQRDSQEVQNLSEMNNKLSSIMDHCNNQMGQIASQIQCTTAFIGKDQFVKELLGRTAVKGNCVAASPPGISTPKKHSEMKGDMEICPDTATLIMTQKINLRAENEEGCIPDTACQDHMIGSGCQMRTLDSGIGTFPLPDSVTRASGRHIPKSESSPGGVTAGSSDLNREPPSSHPDPSQPDVKVPSLPKSCPHAPTGMGHSLSDPSVSSSNNDTQSRLPKLATSDAIRTKRLSLCAPHSNISTEDKDKETERRMKSQEHDMPGERALQVCTYPGSSSDTETEPEGTGSSPQRTLINRSKKSDSVNQNEETLKRSSVEKSLSIMDYYQHDMYSHLEKDSRRISQYNLLHKESSLDGKTGDRLSKEIPMEKTPVSANPPLDFSLESLNKLNHSSSSSTSLGSRRGDCNADAGKSGEDCCKVDEPSSSSFSSKPGADPAGSLSDSLYDSFSSCTSQGSNEV